The following proteins are encoded in a genomic region of Gemmatimonadota bacterium:
- a CDS encoding CBS domain-containing protein, whose amino-acid sequence MATVAEIMHKEVITVSPRATLRDLARLLSEAEISGVPVVDNGGSVLGVVSATDVLRAASEEDEGLQRALDAVERRGSGYYRDLGRLLSDAELELLLGNGSELDDVMVREIMTTSLLAVEPALPIPAAARLMSDKHAHRVLVIDNEELVGIVTAFDMVKAIADGHV is encoded by the coding sequence ATGGCCACCGTGGCGGAGATCATGCACAAGGAAGTGATCACCGTCTCCCCGCGCGCGACCCTGCGCGACCTGGCGCGGCTGCTCTCGGAAGCCGAGATCAGCGGCGTGCCCGTGGTCGACAACGGCGGGTCGGTGCTCGGCGTGGTATCCGCCACGGACGTGCTGCGCGCCGCCTCGGAGGAGGATGAGGGTCTGCAGCGCGCGCTGGACGCGGTGGAGCGGCGCGGCAGCGGGTACTACCGTGACCTCGGGCGTCTCTTGAGCGATGCCGAGCTCGAGCTGCTGCTGGGCAACGGGAGCGAGCTGGACGACGTCATGGTCCGGGAGATCATGACCACGAGCCTGCTCGCCGTGGAGCCCGCGCTGCCGATCCCGGCGGCCGCCCGCTTGATGTCCGACAAGCACGCGCACCGCGTGTTGGTGATCGACAACGAGGAGCTCGTGGGGATCGTCACGGCCTTCGACATGGTCAAGGCCATCGCCGACGGTCACGTCTGA
- a CDS encoding rhodanese-like domain-containing protein — protein MPRPTSPRFRHAPALSLRVALPLVAALALLAPSAPLVAQAPVLVGADWLRSHRADPGLVLLHVAMVHQRPPTEFIEGARVLDYMVFADEADGLSVQIQPVERMVEALRAAGVSNDSRVIVYGDPLLAARIVMTLDYLGHGDHTSYLDGGLAAWKSGGGPVSAEAAAAARPGTFEPNVRTDLVVDADWIHTRLDDPSVSLVDARPEDEYTGARRPGELRAGHIPGAYNLYWEDLIVSRDNPVLRTLDEVRARYAASGAEAGGTVVSYCYIGMRASYAWMISKHLGYDARFYDGSWDEWARRTDLPAVEGKERR, from the coding sequence ATGCCTCGTCCCACGTCCCCACGGTTCCGCCACGCGCCCGCCCTCTCGCTCCGCGTGGCCCTCCCGCTCGTCGCAGCGCTGGCGCTGCTCGCTCCGTCCGCGCCCCTGGTCGCGCAAGCGCCCGTGCTCGTCGGGGCGGACTGGCTGCGGTCGCATCGCGCCGATCCCGGTCTGGTGCTCCTGCACGTCGCCATGGTCCATCAACGCCCGCCCACGGAGTTCATCGAAGGCGCGCGCGTGCTCGACTACATGGTGTTCGCCGACGAGGCCGACGGGCTGTCCGTGCAGATCCAGCCGGTCGAGCGGATGGTGGAGGCGCTGCGCGCGGCGGGCGTCAGCAACGACAGCCGGGTGATCGTCTACGGCGACCCGCTCCTGGCCGCCCGGATCGTCATGACGCTCGACTACCTGGGGCACGGAGATCACACCTCCTACCTGGACGGCGGGCTTGCGGCCTGGAAGTCCGGCGGCGGACCCGTGAGCGCGGAGGCGGCGGCCGCTGCACGTCCCGGGACGTTCGAACCGAACGTGCGCACCGACCTGGTGGTGGACGCGGATTGGATCCACACCCGCCTGGACGACCCCTCCGTCTCGCTGGTGGACGCGCGGCCGGAGGACGAGTACACCGGCGCACGCCGGCCGGGAGAGCTGCGCGCCGGTCATATCCCGGGCGCGTACAACCTCTACTGGGAAGACCTGATCGTCTCGCGCGACAACCCCGTGCTGCGGACGCTGGACGAGGTGCGCGCCCGGTACGCGGCCTCGGGGGCCGAGGCCGGGGGCACGGTGGTCAGCTACTGCTACATCGGCATGCGCGCCAGCTACGCCTGGATGATCTCCAAGCACCTGGGCTACGACGCACGCTTCTACGATGGCTCGTGGGACGAATGGGCCCGCCGCACGGACCTCCCGGCCGTCGAGGGCAAGGAGCGGCGCTGA
- a CDS encoding alginate lyase family protein, producing the protein MSRLRKLAAMRPAEIVERVTQALAVRRDRSLGSPRTRSLAPAAFVARRLAGGIDSAEALLARFRERPSRFFAGLDDPAATARALARVRPDAPAEARAEAEAVLAGRVRLFDRRWDVGLRPDWHVEPLSGVRYPQVHWSRIDYLDPAVGGEYKLIWELARQQQILTLARAHAFDGDARWAEAALAHVEDWIHANPPGLGIHWASSLELAFRVQSWIWALHAFRGTPALTPERFARILASIETQGLHIERYLSTYYSPNTHLTGEALALYTVGVAFPELAVADGWRRTGRDVLARWAAVQIREDGTYFEQSTAYQRYTVDFYQQWAALAERSSEPVPAAVLARLESAVDHLAALTLPNGLVPLMGDDDGGRTWPVDARPRADVRPAYALAAARFGRGDLKTLAGDAVDEVAWVLGPAGLDAYAAVDATPDPRTAHAFDDGGLYVSRSDATATSDYVLIDCGPHGVLNCGHAHADLLSVVVAVDGQDVLVDPGTFTYSSDPAARNRYRTASAHNTVTLDGEGASRPDRPFQWARITHGSGAQWRAWDGVRAFAGAHAGFDGGAGHRRALVHVPGLLVAWADRITGAAAGSTATAHLHLPAGVEARVEPVEPGPAAGSARPARLHRVAVGDRARLHLMGAAGVAVVPDTVSASYRSEADSQTVQARLGDGPLLTLVTAPDARVEPWGSALRVRRGDRVWAVQAGSDAGPAGSGEAGPLWRTDAELAAVRLAPDGEAVEAVVVAGGLFETAEAGPDDARRLALSGQAGIHRIG; encoded by the coding sequence GTGAGCCGACTCCGGAAGCTGGCCGCGATGCGGCCCGCCGAGATCGTCGAGCGTGTCACCCAGGCCCTGGCGGTCCGCCGCGACCGCAGCCTGGGCTCGCCCCGGACCCGGAGCCTGGCTCCCGCGGCGTTCGTGGCCCGACGCCTGGCCGGCGGCATCGACTCTGCCGAGGCGCTGCTGGCCCGCTTCCGGGAGCGCCCCTCCCGCTTCTTCGCCGGGCTGGACGACCCCGCCGCCACGGCCCGCGCGCTCGCGCGGGTCCGGCCCGACGCGCCGGCCGAGGCCCGCGCCGAGGCCGAGGCGGTGCTGGCCGGCCGCGTGCGCCTCTTCGACCGCCGGTGGGACGTGGGCCTCCGACCCGACTGGCACGTGGAGCCGCTGTCCGGCGTCCGCTATCCGCAGGTGCACTGGAGCCGGATCGACTACCTCGATCCCGCCGTCGGTGGCGAATACAAGCTGATCTGGGAGCTGGCCCGCCAGCAGCAGATCCTGACGCTGGCGCGTGCGCACGCCTTCGACGGGGATGCGCGTTGGGCGGAGGCGGCGCTCGCGCACGTCGAGGACTGGATCCACGCCAACCCGCCGGGTCTGGGCATCCACTGGGCGAGCAGCCTGGAGCTGGCCTTCCGGGTGCAGTCGTGGATCTGGGCCCTGCACGCGTTCCGGGGCACCCCGGCGCTGACGCCCGAGCGCTTCGCGCGGATCCTCGCGTCCATCGAGACGCAGGGGCTGCACATCGAGCGCTACCTCTCCACGTACTACAGCCCCAACACGCACCTGACGGGCGAGGCGCTCGCGCTGTACACCGTCGGCGTCGCCTTCCCCGAGCTGGCGGTGGCGGACGGGTGGCGGCGCACGGGGCGCGACGTGCTGGCGCGCTGGGCGGCCGTGCAGATCCGCGAGGACGGGACGTACTTCGAGCAGTCCACGGCCTATCAGCGCTACACGGTGGACTTCTACCAGCAATGGGCCGCGCTCGCCGAGCGGAGCAGCGAGCCGGTGCCGGCGGCGGTGCTCGCGCGCCTGGAATCGGCCGTGGACCACCTGGCCGCGCTCACGCTCCCGAACGGGCTGGTCCCGTTGATGGGCGACGACGACGGCGGCCGCACGTGGCCGGTGGATGCGCGTCCGCGCGCCGACGTGCGGCCGGCGTACGCGCTCGCGGCCGCACGATTCGGCCGGGGCGACCTGAAGACGCTCGCGGGCGACGCCGTCGACGAGGTGGCGTGGGTGCTGGGACCCGCGGGGCTGGACGCGTATGCTGCGGTGGACGCAACGCCGGACCCGCGTACCGCGCATGCCTTCGACGACGGCGGGCTCTACGTCAGCCGCTCGGACGCTACGGCCACGTCCGACTACGTGCTGATCGACTGCGGTCCGCACGGCGTCCTGAACTGTGGCCACGCGCACGCGGATCTGCTGTCGGTGGTGGTGGCCGTGGACGGGCAGGACGTGCTGGTGGATCCCGGCACCTTCACGTACTCGTCCGATCCCGCGGCCCGCAACCGCTACCGCACCGCCTCCGCGCACAACACCGTCACCCTGGACGGGGAGGGGGCCTCGCGGCCGGACCGGCCGTTCCAGTGGGCGCGGATCACGCACGGCTCGGGTGCGCAGTGGCGGGCCTGGGACGGCGTGCGGGCCTTCGCGGGCGCGCACGCGGGCTTCGACGGCGGAGCCGGTCATCGTCGCGCGCTGGTGCACGTGCCCGGACTGCTGGTGGCCTGGGCGGACCGGATCACGGGCGCCGCCGCCGGATCGACCGCCACCGCCCACCTCCATCTCCCGGCCGGGGTCGAGGCCCGTGTGGAGCCGGTGGAGCCGGGCCCGGCCGCGGGCTCCGCCCGCCCCGCGCGCCTCCACCGCGTCGCGGTGGGAGACCGGGCGCGCCTCCACCTGATGGGTGCGGCCGGCGTGGCCGTGGTCCCCGACACCGTCTCCGCCAGCTACCGCTCCGAGGCGGACAGTCAGACCGTCCAGGCCCGACTCGGGGACGGCCCGCTGCTGACGCTCGTGACCGCGCCGGACGCCCGGGTGGAGCCCTGGGGGAGCGCGCTCCGGGTCCGGCGCGGCGACCGGGTGTGGGCGGTCCAGGCCGGGTCCGACGCGGGGCCCGCCGGAAGCGGCGAGGCCGGCCCGCTCTGGCGGACGGACGCCGAGCTGGCGGCGGTGCGGCTGGCCCCGGACGGGGAGGCCGTGGAGGCGGTGGTGGTGGCCGGCGGTCTCTTCGAGACGGCAGAGGCCGGACCCGACGACGCACGCCGGCTCGCACTCTCCGGGCAGGCGGGCATCCACCGGATCGGCTGA
- a CDS encoding nucleotide sugar dehydrogenase: MSTRLSVFGMGYVGCVSAACFAKEGHTVVGVDVNPTKVGIINGGHSPIVEEGIDELVGAMVAAGRLRATDSVAEAIAETDVSLVCVGTPSNKNGSLDLRYVERVSEQIGAALSHKDTPHTVVIRSTVLPGTVETLVVPALERTSGKRVAGGGIHVCMNPEFLRESTSIKDFYDPPFTLIGGTSAEGIERVAELYAGIDAPLYRTDIKVAEMVKYICNCFHGLKVAFANEVGNVAKQLGVDSHQVMEIFCQDTKLNLSPYYLKPGFAFGGSCLPKDIRGAQYLARDLDVETPVLGSILPSNDRQIQLAAERILAKGNRRIGVLGMSFKAGTDDLRESPMVTLIEHLIGRGMELAIYDKNVSKAQLMGANKEYIEGEIPHIWSLMRDNVDEVVEHGETIVVAHKNPEFEAALARSRPDQVVVDLVRIPFEGEAEYDGLCW; encoded by the coding sequence ATGTCGACGCGTCTCAGCGTGTTTGGAATGGGGTACGTGGGGTGCGTCTCCGCGGCCTGCTTCGCCAAGGAAGGCCACACCGTGGTGGGGGTGGACGTCAATCCCACCAAGGTCGGCATCATCAATGGCGGGCACTCCCCCATCGTCGAGGAGGGCATCGACGAGCTGGTGGGGGCCATGGTGGCTGCCGGACGGCTCCGGGCCACCGACTCGGTGGCCGAGGCCATCGCCGAGACGGACGTGTCCCTCGTCTGCGTGGGGACGCCGTCGAACAAGAACGGCAGCCTCGACCTGCGCTACGTGGAGCGCGTGAGCGAGCAGATCGGCGCGGCCCTGTCCCACAAGGACACGCCGCACACGGTGGTCATCCGCAGCACGGTGCTCCCGGGGACGGTCGAGACGCTGGTGGTCCCGGCGCTCGAGCGCACGTCCGGCAAGCGGGTGGCCGGGGGCGGGATCCACGTCTGCATGAACCCGGAGTTCCTGCGCGAGTCGACGTCCATCAAGGACTTCTACGACCCGCCCTTCACGCTGATCGGTGGGACCAGCGCCGAGGGGATCGAGCGGGTGGCCGAGCTGTACGCCGGGATCGACGCGCCGCTCTACCGCACCGACATCAAGGTCGCGGAGATGGTCAAGTACATCTGCAACTGCTTCCACGGCCTCAAGGTGGCGTTCGCCAACGAGGTCGGGAACGTGGCCAAGCAGCTCGGGGTCGACTCGCACCAGGTCATGGAGATCTTCTGCCAGGACACCAAGCTCAACCTGTCCCCCTACTACCTGAAGCCCGGCTTCGCCTTCGGCGGCTCCTGCCTGCCCAAGGACATCCGGGGCGCGCAGTACCTCGCGCGTGACCTGGACGTCGAGACGCCGGTGCTGGGGTCCATCCTGCCCTCGAACGACCGTCAGATCCAGCTCGCGGCCGAGCGCATCCTGGCCAAGGGCAATCGGCGCATCGGCGTGCTGGGCATGAGCTTCAAGGCCGGCACCGACGATCTGCGCGAATCCCCCATGGTGACGCTGATCGAGCACCTGATCGGGCGGGGGATGGAGCTGGCCATCTACGACAAGAACGTCTCCAAGGCGCAGCTCATGGGCGCCAACAAGGAGTACATCGAGGGCGAGATCCCGCACATCTGGTCGCTGATGCGGGACAACGTGGACGAGGTGGTCGAGCACGGCGAGACCATCGTGGTCGCGCACAAGAACCCGGAGTTCGAGGCCGCGCTGGCGCGCAGCCGTCCGGATCAGGTCGTGGTGGACCTGGTGCGCATCCCGTTCGAGGGCGAAGCGGAGTACGACGGGCTCTGCTGGTAG
- a CDS encoding ATP-dependent DNA ligase produces MPLSALADVSRAVAATPKRGEKVAHLTALLSRAADGEVAVVVAWLAGELPQGRIGVGPALVREALATPAAEGPSLTVATVDAALTDLAGLSGPGSTRARTDAVADLFGRATAAERELLVPLLLGELRQGALEGVMVDAVARSAEVPLAAVRRALLLTGSLPAVARQARQGPEALAGLAVQLFRPLKPMLASTAESVGDALQRLGRASFEHKLDGARVQVHRDGEDVRVYTRALNEVTAQVPELVETARALPLTRFILDGETLALDAQGRPLPFQTTMSRFGTRTDVDALRAELPLTTRFFDALLLDAHPLLDAPYAERRSRLLDAIGSELVVPARLCERAEEAEAFLAAVTAAGHEGVIAKALDAPYDAGRRGAGWLKVKPVYTLDLVVLAAEWGHGRRQGWLSNLHLGARGEDGGWVMLGKTFKGMTDEVLAWQTEALQAIEVRRTRGTVWVEPRLVVEVAFDSVQASPRYPGGVALRFARLKGYRPDKASEEADTLATVRALLPG; encoded by the coding sequence CTGCCCCTCTCCGCGCTCGCCGACGTGTCCCGGGCCGTCGCCGCCACCCCCAAACGAGGGGAGAAGGTGGCGCACCTGACCGCCCTGTTGTCCCGCGCGGCCGATGGGGAGGTGGCGGTGGTGGTGGCCTGGCTGGCGGGCGAGCTGCCCCAGGGCCGCATCGGGGTGGGCCCGGCCCTGGTGCGGGAGGCCCTGGCCACGCCGGCCGCGGAGGGGCCGTCCCTGACGGTCGCAACCGTCGACGCCGCCCTGACCGACCTGGCCGGGCTCTCCGGGCCGGGCTCCACCCGGGCGCGCACCGACGCGGTGGCGGACCTGTTCGGTCGGGCCACGGCCGCCGAGCGGGAGCTGCTGGTGCCGCTGCTGCTGGGCGAGCTGCGCCAGGGCGCGCTGGAAGGGGTGATGGTGGACGCCGTCGCGCGCTCGGCCGAGGTCCCGCTCGCCGCCGTGCGCCGGGCCCTCCTGCTGACCGGCAGCCTCCCGGCGGTGGCGCGGCAGGCCCGCCAGGGACCGGAGGCGCTGGCCGGACTGGCGGTCCAGCTCTTCCGGCCACTCAAGCCCATGCTGGCCTCCACGGCGGAGTCGGTCGGCGACGCGCTCCAGCGGCTGGGGCGCGCGTCGTTCGAGCACAAGCTGGACGGCGCGCGCGTGCAGGTGCACCGCGATGGAGAGGACGTGCGCGTCTACACCCGGGCCCTGAACGAGGTGACCGCGCAGGTGCCGGAGCTGGTGGAGACGGCGCGCGCGCTCCCGCTCACCCGCTTCATCCTGGACGGCGAGACGCTGGCGCTGGACGCGCAGGGGCGGCCCCTGCCCTTCCAGACCACGATGAGCCGCTTCGGCACCCGCACGGACGTGGACGCGCTGCGCGCCGAGCTGCCGCTGACCACCCGCTTCTTCGATGCGCTCCTGCTGGATGCCCACCCGCTGCTGGACGCGCCCTATGCGGAGCGGCGCTCCCGTCTGCTGGACGCGATCGGATCCGAGCTGGTGGTGCCGGCCCGCCTCTGCGAGCGGGCCGAGGAGGCAGAGGCGTTCCTCGCGGCCGTCACCGCCGCCGGTCACGAGGGGGTGATCGCCAAGGCCCTGGACGCGCCGTACGACGCGGGCCGGCGCGGCGCCGGCTGGCTCAAGGTCAAGCCGGTGTACACGCTGGATCTGGTGGTGCTGGCGGCCGAGTGGGGGCACGGGCGCAGGCAGGGCTGGCTCAGCAACCTGCACCTGGGCGCGCGCGGCGAGGACGGCGGGTGGGTGATGCTGGGCAAGACCTTCAAGGGCATGACGGACGAGGTGCTGGCCTGGCAGACGGAGGCGCTCCAGGCGATCGAGGTGCGGCGCACGCGCGGGACCGTGTGGGTGGAGCCGCGCCTGGTGGTGGAGGTCGCCTTCGACTCCGTGCAGGCGAGCCCGCGCTACCCGGGCGGCGTGGCGCTGCGCTTCGCGCGGCTCAAGGGGTACCGGCCGGACAAGGCGTCCGAGGAGGCGGATACGCTCGCCACGGTGCGCGCGCTGCTGCCGGGGTGA
- a CDS encoding glycerol-3-phosphate dehydrogenase/oxidase, with the protein MTRDDMLRRLQERTEPWDLVIIGGGATGVGIAVDAASRGYAVLLLEQSDFGKGTSSRSTKLVHGGVRYLQQGNIPLVMEALKERGILRENAPHLVHDLPFVVPNYQWWEAPFYGIGMRVYDALAGRYGFGASRNLSREETIERLPTIETDGLRGGVVYHDGQFDDARLLIHLVMTAAEQGAVVLNQARVTGLHAGDDGYLDAVELIDEETGRTHTAPARLVLNATGAFTDGVRHLDDPSAPPIVRPSQGVHVVLPRRFLPGESAIMVPHTDDGRVLFAIPWLDRVLIGTTDTPLESVALEPEPLAEEVDFILAHAARYLDEDPTRADVLSIFAGIRPLVGNVAEGGDTAKISREHSIQVSKSGLMTIAGGKWTTYRRMAEDAVDYAIPLAGLDARPCVTRELRLHGYHARAERFGRLAPYGSDAPSVEAVMEEQDGWDVPLHPRLDVTPGEVVWSVREEMARTVDDVLARRCRALVLDARAAIEAAPAVADLLARELGRDAAWRDRQVDDFQEMARIYVPE; encoded by the coding sequence GTGACCCGTGACGACATGCTGCGGCGGCTCCAGGAACGGACGGAGCCCTGGGATCTCGTCATCATCGGCGGCGGCGCCACCGGCGTCGGCATCGCGGTGGACGCGGCCTCACGCGGGTACGCGGTGCTGCTGCTCGAGCAGAGCGACTTCGGCAAGGGTACGTCCAGCCGCAGCACCAAGCTCGTGCACGGCGGCGTGCGCTACCTGCAGCAGGGCAACATCCCGCTGGTCATGGAGGCGCTCAAGGAGCGCGGCATCCTGCGCGAGAACGCCCCCCACCTGGTGCACGATCTCCCGTTCGTGGTGCCCAACTACCAGTGGTGGGAGGCGCCCTTCTACGGCATCGGCATGCGGGTCTACGACGCCCTGGCGGGTCGCTACGGCTTCGGGGCCTCGCGCAACCTGAGCCGCGAGGAGACCATCGAGCGGCTGCCCACCATCGAGACGGACGGGCTGCGCGGCGGTGTGGTCTATCACGACGGCCAGTTCGACGACGCGCGCCTGCTCATCCACCTGGTGATGACGGCCGCGGAGCAGGGCGCGGTGGTGCTGAACCAGGCGCGCGTGACCGGCCTCCATGCCGGGGACGACGGCTACCTGGACGCCGTGGAGTTGATCGACGAGGAGACCGGCCGCACGCATACCGCGCCCGCGCGCCTCGTCCTCAACGCCACCGGCGCGTTCACCGACGGTGTGCGCCACCTGGACGATCCCTCCGCGCCGCCCATCGTGCGGCCGAGCCAGGGCGTGCACGTGGTGCTGCCCCGCCGCTTCCTGCCGGGCGAGTCCGCCATCATGGTGCCGCACACGGACGACGGCCGGGTCTTGTTCGCGATCCCCTGGCTGGACCGTGTCCTGATCGGCACCACGGATACGCCGCTGGAGTCCGTGGCGCTGGAGCCCGAGCCGCTCGCGGAGGAGGTGGACTTCATCCTCGCGCACGCCGCGCGTTACCTGGACGAGGATCCCACGCGCGCCGACGTGCTGAGCATCTTCGCGGGCATCCGTCCGCTCGTGGGCAACGTCGCCGAAGGTGGCGACACCGCGAAGATCTCGCGCGAGCATTCGATCCAGGTCTCGAAGTCCGGGCTCATGACCATCGCGGGCGGCAAGTGGACCACGTACCGGCGCATGGCCGAGGACGCGGTCGACTACGCCATCCCGCTCGCGGGGCTGGACGCCCGTCCTTGCGTGACGCGCGAGCTGCGGCTGCACGGCTACCACGCGCGGGCCGAGCGCTTCGGGCGCCTCGCGCCCTACGGCTCGGACGCCCCGTCCGTGGAGGCCGTCATGGAGGAGCAGGACGGGTGGGACGTGCCACTGCACCCGCGCCTGGACGTGACCCCGGGCGAGGTGGTGTGGTCCGTGCGGGAGGAGATGGCGCGCACGGTGGACGACGTGCTGGCGCGGCGGTGCCGCGCCCTGGTGCTGGACGCGCGGGCCGCGATCGAGGCGGCGCCGGCGGTGGCGGACCTCCTGGCCCGGGAGCTGGGCCGGGACGCGGCATGGCGGGACCGGCAGGTGGACGACTTCCAGGAGATGGCGAGGATCTATGTCCCCGAGTAG
- a CDS encoding S8 family serine peptidase produces the protein MKRFVVFTAAVLLTACSDLSTPVQPVEERAPVLAGTALLDQLGPVGPDVVPDRYIVVFDATVGDVPDHVRSLVAKTGGDVVHVYENAIRGFAVDAEYDQLADIAADRDIVLIERDRLMTGVGTQTGAWWGLDRIDERTQPLDGNYSWGPDGSGVNVYILDTGIRTSHVDFGGRASGGFTAINDGNGTNDCNGHGTHVASTAVGSEWGVAKNAKAVAVRVLGCTGSGTTSGVIAGIDWVRANHVKPAVANMSLGGGASTALDQAVTNAVNAGVVFAVSAGNSNTNACTQSPARAAAALTIGSTTSTDARSSFSNYGTCVDFFAPGSNIRAAYYTSNTAVANLSGTSMASPHAAGAAALYLSANPNATPAQVEQALESNATTGVIGSVGSGSPNLLLYTGFMSGSPPPPPPPPPSNSAPVADLTVSCNGLVCTLDGSGSMDDNGIVSWIYKFHDQTPWVTGTGHPTAIQHTYASAGTYLPRIEVYDAQGLRGAVNVQVTVTATTPPPPPPPPPGNQAPVADLVVTCTGLTCTIDGSGSTDDNGIVFWSYSFGAGGSTQTGGGQPPAVQYTYAQPGTYTVRIGVWDAAGLRSLKSTKITVN, from the coding sequence ATGAAGCGTTTTGTGGTGTTCACGGCGGCCGTGCTGCTGACGGCCTGTTCGGACCTGTCCACGCCGGTGCAGCCCGTCGAGGAACGGGCACCCGTGCTGGCGGGGACGGCCCTGCTGGACCAGTTGGGACCGGTCGGCCCGGATGTCGTGCCCGACCGGTACATCGTGGTGTTCGACGCCACGGTGGGTGACGTTCCCGATCACGTCCGCAGCCTGGTGGCCAAGACCGGGGGTGACGTGGTGCACGTGTACGAGAACGCGATCCGCGGCTTCGCCGTGGACGCGGAGTACGACCAGCTCGCCGACATCGCGGCGGACCGGGACATCGTGCTCATCGAGCGCGATCGTCTCATGACCGGCGTTGGCACGCAGACGGGTGCCTGGTGGGGCCTGGACCGCATCGACGAGCGCACGCAGCCGCTCGACGGCAACTATTCCTGGGGCCCCGACGGCTCCGGCGTGAACGTCTACATCCTGGACACGGGCATCCGGACGTCGCACGTGGACTTCGGCGGCCGGGCGTCGGGAGGCTTCACCGCCATCAACGACGGCAACGGCACCAACGACTGCAACGGGCACGGCACGCACGTGGCCAGCACCGCGGTCGGCAGCGAGTGGGGTGTGGCCAAGAACGCCAAGGCGGTGGCCGTGCGCGTGCTGGGCTGCACCGGGAGCGGCACCACGTCCGGCGTGATCGCCGGGATCGATTGGGTGCGCGCCAACCACGTCAAGCCGGCCGTGGCCAACATGAGCCTCGGCGGCGGCGCGTCCACCGCGCTCGACCAGGCCGTGACCAACGCCGTCAACGCGGGCGTGGTGTTCGCGGTGTCCGCGGGCAACTCCAACACGAATGCCTGCACGCAGTCGCCGGCCCGCGCCGCGGCCGCGCTGACCATCGGCTCGACCACGTCCACGGACGCGCGTTCGAGCTTCTCCAACTACGGGACCTGCGTGGACTTCTTCGCGCCGGGCTCCAACATCCGCGCCGCCTACTACACGTCCAACACGGCCGTGGCCAACCTGTCGGGGACGTCCATGGCGTCGCCGCACGCCGCCGGGGCCGCCGCGCTGTACCTTTCGGCCAACCCGAACGCCACGCCCGCCCAGGTGGAGCAGGCGCTCGAGTCCAACGCCACGACCGGTGTGATCGGCAGCGTCGGGTCGGGCTCGCCCAACCTGCTGCTCTATACGGGCTTCATGAGCGGCAGCCCGCCGCCTCCGCCGCCCCCGCCGCCGAGCAACTCCGCGCCCGTGGCCGACCTGACGGTCAGCTGCAACGGGCTCGTGTGCACGCTGGACGGCAGCGGCTCCATGGACGACAACGGCATCGTGTCGTGGATCTACAAGTTCCACGATCAGACCCCATGGGTCACCGGCACGGGGCATCCCACGGCGATCCAGCACACGTACGCGAGCGCGGGCACGTATCTGCCGCGCATCGAGGTGTACGACGCGCAGGGTCTGCGCGGCGCGGTCAACGTGCAGGTGACGGTGACGGCGACCACGCCGCCTCCGCCGCCTCCGCCGCCGCCGGGCAACCAGGCGCCCGTGGCGGACCTGGTCGTGACGTGCACGGGCCTGACCTGCACGATCGACGGATCGGGCTCGACGGACGACAACGGGATCGTGTTCTGGAGCTACTCGTTCGGTGCGGGCGGCTCCACGCAGACGGGTGGCGGTCAGCCCCCGGCCGTGCAGTACACCTACGCCCAGCCCGGCACGTACACGGTGCGGATCGGCGTGTGGGACGCGGCGGGGCTGCGCAGCCTGAAGAGCACCAAGATCACCGTGAACTAG